One genomic region from uncultured Treponema sp. encodes:
- a CDS encoding PcfJ domain-containing protein, translating to MKLTAQLKKLILQSVHCTGYLSQRYGNYRLEHNEYDNKWYFKKKFSKDNYDGVATDSISSWKHNRKYELKEKEFAGVVVKIDRVLISTLLGTYKRTYRDEYIYSCDFAPLRQDGCSVLAATVFFRNGCKRIVPLDCIKESEDFSNGKETRRIMTNLEQLISEDIKKNVVTVKPDGIIEIENSYISMNPETAELLNLKRYLVLDVRNRRASWYAEEGNEWFNISDAEYNQIMDVMNSQMKEACGFVPDLLYGETNFDRLVNFARFPFAPVLNELCVEEILGYKLNETESDLKNSPDCVKKFIQLTGLPYTPKINKILLQGHRDFAEYFSICSLGFKDEKLIEKLMDADKSRLFAAATPYSDNLLLKADVSFLFMFYDEKTVIKLLSEQLYEKAYYTTDDCLSYMKMLSEAEELSQDVINKIRKEGFTEYNHNLLMRIWRDLHPSKGEKFENEAISYSDEEKNLEWENAGYKFCLPENTSRLVDIGSKMNICVGHLYRDKAVNKECTIVYAQKDGEYELCIEVNKHNNRFRLVQKSAFNNSVPKGQDMTIFKQWCRVKGVS from the coding sequence ATGAAACTCACTGCACAATTAAAGAAACTCATTTTACAGTCTGTTCACTGCACAGGATACCTGTCTCAGAGGTATGGGAATTACAGGCTTGAACATAATGAATATGACAATAAATGGTATTTCAAGAAGAAATTTTCGAAGGATAATTATGACGGAGTTGCCACAGATAGCATTTCTTCATGGAAGCATAACCGTAAATATGAATTAAAAGAAAAGGAATTTGCTGGTGTCGTTGTAAAAATAGATAGAGTTCTTATATCAACACTGCTTGGTACGTACAAACGTACTTATAGAGATGAGTATATTTATTCCTGTGATTTTGCACCTTTAAGGCAGGACGGTTGTTCTGTTCTTGCTGCAACAGTTTTTTTCAGAAACGGATGCAAACGCATAGTCCCACTGGATTGTATCAAAGAGTCAGAAGATTTCTCCAACGGAAAAGAGACCAGACGGATTATGACGAATCTGGAACAGTTGATTTCTGAAGATATTAAAAAGAATGTTGTAACGGTCAAACCTGACGGTATCATTGAGATTGAGAATAGTTATATCAGCATGAATCCGGAGACTGCTGAACTTCTTAACTTGAAACGCTATCTTGTCCTGGATGTGCGAAACAGAAGAGCAAGCTGGTATGCTGAAGAAGGAAATGAATGGTTCAATATTTCTGATGCTGAATACAATCAGATAATGGATGTCATGAACTCCCAAATGAAAGAGGCCTGTGGTTTTGTTCCTGATTTGTTATACGGAGAGACAAATTTTGACCGGCTTGTAAACTTTGCTAGATTCCCTTTTGCTCCTGTTCTGAATGAACTTTGTGTAGAAGAAATCCTCGGTTATAAATTAAATGAAACAGAATCAGATCTAAAAAACAGTCCAGACTGCGTTAAAAAATTCATACAGCTTACAGGTCTTCCATACACTCCTAAAATCAACAAGATTTTGTTGCAGGGGCATCGTGACTTTGCTGAATATTTTTCAATCTGTTCTCTGGGATTCAAGGATGAAAAGTTAATTGAAAAACTTATGGATGCAGACAAGTCCAGGTTATTTGCAGCAGCGACTCCGTATTCTGATAATCTCCTTTTGAAAGCTGATGTTTCTTTTTTGTTCATGTTTTATGATGAAAAGACAGTCATAAAACTGCTAAGCGAGCAGCTTTATGAGAAAGCATATTACACAACCGACGATTGTCTGTCGTATATGAAAATGCTTTCTGAAGCCGAGGAACTATCTCAGGATGTTATCAATAAAATCAGGAAAGAAGGCTTTACTGAATACAATCACAATCTTCTGATGAGAATCTGGCGGGATTTACATCCTTCTAAAGGTGAGAAATTTGAAAACGAGGCTATTTCTTATTCGGATGAAGAAAAGAATCTGGAATGGGAAAATGCCGGTTATAAGTTCTGTCTTCCGGAAAATACTAGCCGACTGGTCGATATCGGCTCGAAGATGAATATTTGTGTGGGTCATTTATATCGCGATAAAGCCGTAAACAAAGAGTGCACAATTGTTTATGCCCAGAAAGACGGTGAGTATGAGCTTTGCATAGAAGTGAACAAGCATAACAATCGCTTTCGCCTTGTTCAGAAAAGTGCATTCAATAACAGTGTTCCAAAGGGACAAGACATGACAATTTTTAAGCAGTGGTGCCGTGTAAAAGGTGTAAGTTGA
- a CDS encoding SNF2-related protein, with protein sequence MESSYKQITNIHFSLHSVITRQSEETDFDLKALFYRWISARTEDEDYRDIDWLCSPISKTDLPDDIMWSDIIDYAEGIPCKRRSLSQTENDERNILRMDTAELLFERFLHEGLSAEQQAWVEQIWNQTFNSFESVDYEAFDYSLEGFSGKYDGKKFILHEQQKKGVAFLCTKGNGLLAYDVGVGKTATGIAAVMYQLQHQKCTRPLIIVPKAVYSKWVHDIQELFPDVTLNKLENLNKDIIDNLRMNSVFSEENDSLLLPANSVSICTAEAIEKIYFTEESSPLLESSFEHIISKRKQKEYFTPSSELTNEQYVYFEDLGTDLLLVDEAHRYKNLIKKVSGSNYSEFSRLGIGEPSSRAIKMFAITEYIHRHNNEKNVFLLSATPFTNSPMEIYTTLLFTGGNEIRALGYNDINDFLNEFAEIKIEWTVNNKNEVVRKTVMKNFRSLDALQKIIQNYIDKVDAEDAHINRPEKETHVIKIEMTSLQKKIYDTQIKRLTDNPDLDAIFSAMNTMRMCLISPTLVNDKNIKVPNLSQFVAASPKMLFVCDTVVSIYREKPDCGQIIYLPRGVKEFTAVKQYLTKNQIPEEAIGTMNSSTTESKKGKITKAFNNPDDPLKILIGSETISEGIDLNGNSLVLYNCMLGWNPTEPVQVEGRLWRQGNRQKKVHIVYPLMYNSLDSLIYQKHDEKASRIDAIWDYRGDKINVEEINPAELKFDLIKSPEMKADIVLDQKAIPLKRELKIIEESRALLALADERIAAIMNEINELQKQIDELNNDIEQTIKKNEEMPEVFQHLSDLIINNAREEQKTIEKTIVAKKKGIAVIRTNLKKKMEAQYSDKEDCLSKLSQRESVLKDKIENLYKERESLIEWYKKQYIQQQCQLQSIPRLVKELSRSIMENTVV encoded by the coding sequence TTGGAGTCTTCATACAAACAGATTACTAATATTCATTTTTCTCTTCATTCAGTTATTACAAGACAGTCAGAAGAAACTGATTTTGACTTGAAAGCCCTATTTTATAGATGGATTTCTGCAAGAACAGAAGATGAAGATTACCGTGATATCGACTGGCTTTGTTCTCCTATATCAAAAACGGATTTACCTGATGATATTATGTGGTCCGATATAATCGATTATGCCGAAGGTATTCCGTGTAAAAGAAGGTCACTCAGTCAGACAGAGAACGATGAAAGAAATATTCTCCGTATGGACACAGCTGAACTTCTATTTGAACGATTTCTCCACGAAGGTCTTTCTGCTGAACAGCAAGCCTGGGTAGAACAAATATGGAATCAGACTTTCAACTCCTTTGAATCGGTGGATTATGAGGCGTTTGATTACTCACTGGAAGGTTTCTCCGGAAAATATGATGGCAAAAAATTTATTCTTCATGAACAGCAGAAAAAGGGTGTCGCTTTTCTATGTACAAAGGGAAACGGTCTTCTTGCTTATGATGTAGGAGTCGGAAAGACTGCAACCGGGATAGCAGCCGTTATGTATCAGCTGCAACACCAGAAATGTACTCGTCCTCTTATAATCGTTCCTAAGGCTGTATATTCAAAATGGGTGCATGATATTCAGGAACTTTTTCCTGATGTCACATTAAACAAGCTGGAAAATCTTAATAAAGACATAATTGATAACCTTCGAATGAATTCAGTTTTCTCAGAGGAAAATGACAGCCTACTTCTTCCTGCCAATTCTGTTTCAATCTGTACAGCGGAGGCAATTGAAAAAATCTATTTTACAGAAGAAAGCAGCCCTCTTCTTGAATCAAGCTTTGAACATATCATCTCAAAGAGAAAACAAAAGGAATATTTTACTCCATCATCTGAACTTACAAATGAGCAGTATGTATACTTTGAAGACCTTGGAACCGATTTATTGCTTGTAGATGAAGCTCACCGATATAAAAACCTTATTAAAAAGGTCAGCGGTTCAAATTATTCGGAGTTTTCCAGACTTGGTATTGGAGAGCCGTCCAGTCGTGCTATAAAAATGTTTGCAATTACAGAATATATTCACCGGCACAATAATGAGAAAAATGTATTTCTGCTGTCTGCGACGCCTTTTACAAATTCTCCGATGGAAATCTACACTACCCTTCTGTTTACCGGCGGAAATGAAATCCGTGCCCTTGGTTACAATGATATCAATGACTTTCTCAATGAATTTGCAGAGATAAAGATTGAATGGACTGTTAACAACAAAAACGAAGTTGTCCGCAAGACTGTAATGAAAAACTTTCGTTCCTTGGATGCTCTTCAGAAAATTATCCAAAACTACATAGATAAGGTGGATGCCGAAGATGCTCATATCAACAGGCCGGAAAAGGAAACTCACGTCATTAAAATTGAAATGACAAGCCTTCAAAAGAAAATCTATGATACACAAATAAAACGTCTTACCGATAATCCCGACCTGGATGCCATCTTTTCTGCTATGAATACAATGCGGATGTGTCTTATTTCTCCAACTTTAGTAAATGATAAAAATATAAAAGTACCAAATCTTTCTCAGTTTGTAGCAGCTTCTCCCAAGATGCTTTTTGTATGTGACACTGTTGTCAGTATTTATAGAGAAAAACCTGATTGCGGTCAGATAATTTACCTTCCTCGGGGAGTTAAAGAGTTTACAGCTGTAAAACAGTATCTCACCAAAAATCAAATACCAGAAGAAGCTATCGGTACGATGAATTCTTCAACGACAGAATCAAAAAAGGGAAAAATTACAAAGGCTTTTAATAATCCTGATGATCCGCTCAAAATTCTGATTGGTTCTGAGACTATAAGTGAAGGCATAGATCTCAACGGCAATTCCCTTGTTTTGTATAACTGTATGCTTGGATGGAATCCGACCGAACCTGTACAGGTAGAAGGTCGTCTCTGGCGCCAGGGAAACCGGCAGAAAAAAGTTCATATAGTTTATCCGCTTATGTACAACTCATTGGATTCCCTTATTTATCAGAAACACGATGAAAAAGCCAGCCGCATAGACGCAATCTGGGATTATCGCGGTGACAAAATCAATGTAGAAGAAATTAATCCAGCTGAACTCAAGTTTGATCTTATCAAATCCCCAGAAATGAAAGCCGATATTGTTCTTGACCAAAAGGCGATTCCACTTAAACGTGAACTTAAAATAATCGAAGAAAGCAGAGCTCTTTTAGCTCTTGCTGATGAACGAATTGCAGCCATTATGAATGAAATTAATGAACTTCAGAAACAAATAGATGAATTAAATAATGATATTGAACAAACAATAAAGAAAAATGAGGAAATGCCTGAAGTTTTTCAGCATCTTTCAGACTTAATAATCAATAATGCAAGAGAGGAACAAAAGACTATTGAAAAGACGATTGTTGCAAAGAAAAAAGGGATTGCGGTAATCCGAACCAACTTAAAAAAGAAAATGGAAGCCCAGTATTCAGATAAAGAAGATTGTTTATCAAAATTATCCCAAAGAGAAAGCGTGTTAAAGGATAAAATTGAAAATCTCTATAAAGAACGTGAAAGTTTAATTGAATGGTACAAGAAGCAGTATATTCAGCAGCAATGTCAGTTGCAAAGTATTCCTAGGCTTGTAAAAGAGCTCAGTAGAAGTATCATGGAAAATACTGTGGTTTAG
- a CDS encoding phospholipase D-like domain-containing protein produces MERALCSRVHFKIIIFDLKTAYVGSANLNGAGLGMKGEKTRNFEAGVLSSNKDFVKNAAEQFASVWMGAYFKGCRRKGGLLWESD; encoded by the coding sequence ATGGAACGTGCCCTCTGCTCGCGTGTTCATTTCAAAATCATTATTTTCGATTTGAAAACTGCCTACGTCGGTTCTGCAAATCTTAACGGAGCCGGGCTTGGTATGAAGGGCGAAAAGACACGAAACTTTGAAGCAGGCGTTTTGAGCAGCAACAAAGACTTTGTAAAAAACGCCGCCGAACAATTCGCCAGCGTCTGGATGGGAGCCTATTTCAAAGGATGCAGGCGGAAGGGAGGCCTTCTGTGGGAATCCGATTAG
- a CDS encoding DUF262 domain-containing protein has product MNETFNTYTFIEILNKWNIIIPVIQRDYAQGRIDEKTNKIRDNFIESVKYNLNNNNSMTLDFVYGKTEGLDFIPLDGQQRLTTLFLLHWYSIQKHSFGNEDERNNVVSLLGKFSYKIRESASRFCLFLANLKEIIQTDRKLSEQIETNKNFSTIWKNDPTVSGMLVMLDEIQEKFLDFKEDLYELLANKKLITFQFLDMNSKSFKQSDSLYIKMNARGRPLTDFEIYKANFEDKLDKIDSTLRSEFSRKIDGAWQNKIFWKKYGEKSDDAFLNFFELIELYERVLSNDTNEQTQDDFYKINAWNKSSALLLMNCLNFFETHMNTESFFKTIFSLDNYETNKVCLFQKDIDLFDLCINPEKKADIKNSIMFFAVLNMIQNNSIDTYKLRIIRNLAWNSENELRFNNWHELFTEVKLICSDVNNLTKVKKFNTNQINEEKEKFAFISNNKQLKETLFELEDLAIFKGHLTALSYNDKNLKELHDTIISYFSNNPNSNQNAILFGRAMLSYGDYAEYYSDTKWKYVNSEQSLAAILHDASKDTKDGINKTFTRLTMDLGKSTIESIINNAVNNSSKDDYIYYYIKYPEMLRKSKKGLMQWEENFKMACLTGETLRGWWYDPYLYTVYKRLPAEIQETLGTKFLKNLGYLDDCKPLTINNCEILPVGSGWRITRKSNAVEYQKHFEILNKKLKDGVLIVPKDVDRIECCCSLIKEIYNWKE; this is encoded by the coding sequence ATGAATGAAACCTTTAATACTTATACATTTATTGAAATTCTCAACAAATGGAATATTATAATTCCTGTAATTCAACGAGACTATGCTCAAGGAAGAATTGATGAGAAAACAAATAAAATACGAGATAATTTTATTGAATCAGTAAAATATAATCTCAATAACAATAATTCTATGACATTGGATTTTGTTTATGGCAAAACAGAAGGTCTTGATTTTATCCCTTTAGATGGCCAACAACGCTTGACTACACTTTTTCTTTTACATTGGTATTCCATTCAAAAACATTCTTTTGGGAACGAAGATGAGAGAAATAATGTGGTTTCGCTACTTGGCAAGTTTTCTTATAAAATAAGAGAATCTGCTTCTCGATTCTGTTTGTTTTTAGCCAATTTAAAAGAAATAATTCAGACAGACAGAAAACTCAGCGAGCAAATTGAAACCAATAAGAATTTCTCAACTATATGGAAAAATGACCCTACTGTAAGTGGAATGCTAGTAATGCTTGATGAGATTCAGGAAAAATTCCTAGATTTCAAAGAGGATCTATATGAATTATTGGCAAATAAAAAGCTTATTACATTTCAATTTCTTGATATGAATAGTAAGTCATTTAAACAGAGTGATTCTTTATATATCAAGATGAATGCAAGAGGAAGACCTCTAACAGACTTTGAGATATATAAAGCAAATTTCGAAGATAAACTCGATAAAATAGATTCTACTTTAAGAAGTGAGTTTTCTAGAAAGATAGATGGTGCCTGGCAAAATAAAATCTTTTGGAAAAAATATGGGGAAAAATCTGATGATGCCTTCTTAAATTTTTTTGAATTAATTGAATTATATGAACGCGTTCTTAGTAATGACACTAATGAACAAACTCAAGATGATTTTTACAAAATTAATGCTTGGAATAAATCTTCTGCATTATTACTTATGAATTGCTTGAACTTTTTCGAGACTCATATGAATACAGAAAGTTTTTTTAAAACCATTTTTTCTCTTGATAACTATGAAACAAATAAAGTTTGTTTATTTCAAAAGGATATTGATTTATTTGATTTATGTATAAATCCTGAAAAAAAGGCAGACATAAAAAATTCCATTATGTTCTTTGCCGTCTTGAATATGATACAAAATAATTCTATTGATACATACAAATTAAGAATCATACGAAATCTGGCTTGGAATAGTGAAAATGAATTGCGCTTTAATAATTGGCATGAATTATTCACTGAAGTAAAACTAATTTGCTCAGATGTTAATAATTTAACTAAAGTAAAAAAATTTAACACCAATCAAATTAATGAAGAAAAAGAAAAGTTTGCATTTATTTCTAATAATAAACAATTGAAGGAGACATTATTTGAACTCGAGGATTTGGCTATTTTCAAGGGACATCTAACAGCCCTATCTTATAATGACAAAAATTTAAAGGAATTACACGATACTATTATCTCATATTTTTCTAATAATCCGAATAGCAATCAAAATGCAATTCTATTTGGAAGAGCGATGCTATCTTATGGAGATTATGCAGAATACTATTCAGATACGAAATGGAAATATGTAAATTCTGAACAATCTCTAGCTGCAATTTTACATGATGCTTCCAAAGACACAAAAGATGGTATAAATAAGACATTTACAAGATTAACAATGGATCTTGGGAAGAGCACAATTGAAAGTATTATTAACAATGCAGTTAATAATTCCAGTAAAGATGATTATATATACTATTATATCAAGTATCCTGAAATGCTGAGAAAATCTAAAAAAGGTTTAATGCAATGGGAAGAAAATTTTAAAATGGCTTGTTTGACCGGAGAAACTCTCCGCGGATGGTGGTATGATCCCTATCTCTATACTGTGTACAAGCGCTTACCGGCGGAAATTCAAGAAACATTAGGAACAAAATTCTTAAAAAACTTAGGTTATTTGGATGATTGCAAACCTCTCACAATAAATAATTGTGAAATTCTTCCTGTGGGTTCAGGATGGAGAATTACTAGAAAATCAAATGCTGTCGAGTATCAAAAACACTTTGAGATTTTAAATAAAAAATTGAAAGATGGAGTATTAATAGTTCCAAAAGATGTTGATAGGATTGAATGTTGTTGTTCTTTAATAAAAGAAATTTATAACTGGAAGGAATAA
- a CDS encoding DUF262 domain-containing protein, which produces MEENFDPNKKLQTVAIKELAGFTFIIPDYQRGYRWTPIEVEKLLDDIIEFKDKTDGTDYYCIQPLVLLKKGTEYEVIDGQQRLTTLYLILLYINKTVYKNDSTFYSIIYDSAGRASSESFLKNPVKEKVQDDIDFSHIYKAYQRITEWFENKEPNVLLRNSFASSILNTILQQLRFIWYKVDDSDGTPINIFHRLNAGKIKLTDSELIKALLLSEDSIKKTLKLSPIEDEELKLEVEKANKKTLLLKQISMAAEWDQIEHKLHDTEFWSFLSNIDKATRIDLLFELSTPENKKPFDYFNTISKTKDFLEIWKEIVINFETLQEWYIDKNLYHLIGYIINENILSLKEILDYYKSSKCKDRKGFRDFLTEKIADTIKSINIDEIHYNGESGNRSLYRILNLFNVMTVGKSGANQRYPFSKHKGTVWSIEHIHAQNSQELQKRKDWFNWLDYQFRALSKVEFPNEPDKEQRRVENLCRIQLELPKFKTDGKGLEKIFREIAHDVESLLNDSKDDDSMHLISNLALLGKKDNSAFNSSTFAAKRLKMMELDKSGSYIPICTRNVFCKYYNPDAENFSFWTTEDRKTYRKSIIDTLTEAGFPPKYNDGSNIENEED; this is translated from the coding sequence ATGGAAGAAAATTTTGATCCAAACAAAAAATTACAAACAGTTGCAATCAAGGAACTCGCAGGATTTACGTTCATAATTCCTGATTACCAAAGAGGTTACAGATGGACTCCCATTGAAGTTGAAAAACTTCTGGATGATATTATAGAATTCAAAGATAAAACAGATGGAACAGATTACTATTGTATTCAACCACTGGTTCTCCTAAAAAAAGGCACAGAATATGAAGTTATAGATGGGCAGCAAAGACTGACAACTTTATATTTAATTCTATTGTATATAAATAAAACCGTATATAAAAATGATTCAACATTTTATTCCATAATTTATGATAGTGCAGGAAGAGCATCTAGTGAATCTTTTTTAAAAAATCCTGTAAAGGAAAAAGTTCAAGATGATATTGATTTCTCTCATATTTATAAGGCTTATCAAAGAATAACAGAATGGTTTGAAAACAAAGAACCAAATGTCCTTTTACGTAATAGTTTTGCAAGCAGCATTCTTAATACTATTCTTCAACAGTTAAGATTTATTTGGTACAAGGTAGACGACTCAGACGGTACTCCGATTAATATTTTTCACAGATTGAATGCCGGTAAGATAAAATTAACAGATTCAGAATTAATAAAAGCCCTGCTACTTTCCGAGGATTCTATAAAAAAAACATTGAAGTTATCTCCTATTGAAGATGAAGAACTAAAACTTGAAGTGGAAAAAGCAAATAAAAAAACATTGCTATTAAAGCAAATTTCAATGGCTGCAGAATGGGATCAAATTGAACATAAACTTCATGATACAGAATTCTGGAGTTTTTTATCCAATATAGATAAAGCTACAAGAATAGACTTGCTTTTTGAGTTATCTACTCCAGAAAACAAAAAACCATTTGATTATTTTAACACCATTTCTAAAACAAAAGATTTTTTGGAAATATGGAAAGAAATTGTAATTAATTTTGAAACTCTGCAAGAATGGTATATAGATAAAAATCTTTATCACCTTATCGGATACATTATCAATGAAAATATTTTGTCATTAAAGGAAATCCTTGATTATTATAAAAGCTCAAAATGCAAAGATAGAAAAGGCTTTAGGGATTTTTTAACAGAAAAAATTGCAGACACAATTAAATCAATCAATATTGACGAAATACATTATAATGGTGAATCAGGAAATCGCAGTCTCTATAGAATACTTAATCTTTTCAATGTAATGACGGTAGGTAAATCTGGAGCAAATCAAAGATATCCTTTCTCAAAGCATAAAGGAACTGTTTGGAGTATAGAACATATTCATGCCCAAAATTCTCAAGAATTGCAAAAAAGAAAAGATTGGTTTAATTGGTTAGATTACCAGTTCAGAGCATTATCAAAAGTAGAATTTCCAAATGAACCTGATAAAGAGCAGAGGCGTGTGGAAAATCTTTGTCGCATTCAACTTGAGTTACCAAAGTTTAAAACAGATGGGAAAGGATTAGAAAAAATATTTCGAGAGATAGCACATGATGTTGAATCATTATTAAATGATTCTAAAGATGATGATTCTATGCATTTAATAAGTAATCTTGCATTATTAGGAAAAAAAGATAATTCAGCATTTAATTCTTCAACTTTTGCTGCAAAAAGATTAAAGATGATGGAATTAGATAAGTCAGGCTCTTATATCCCGATATGTACAAGAAATGTCTTTTGTAAATATTATAATCCGGATGCAGAGAACTTTTCCTTTTGGACAACAGAAGATAGAAAAACCTACAGGAAGTCTATTATAGATACACTAACAGAAGCTGGATTTCCACCAAAATACAATGATGGCTCAAATATTGAGAACGAGGAAGATTAA
- a CDS encoding DJ-1/PfpI family protein, whose product MKINILLFDKFETLDAFGPAEIFGKAQEFELDYFSVDGGIVTSSQNVSVVTKPITEEKEDCVWLIPGGEGTRSLVHDEDFLFKLKQLAQKSKFCLSVCTGSALLAKCGVLDGIRATSNKRAFEWVKTTSQKTLWIEKARWVVCGKFYTSSGISAGMDMALGFVSDTLGKNRATEIARRIEYVWNDNPEKDDFSAI is encoded by the coding sequence ATGAAAATAAACATTCTTCTTTTTGACAAATTTGAAACGCTCGACGCATTCGGACCTGCTGAAATTTTCGGAAAAGCTCAGGAATTTGAACTTGACTATTTTTCAGTTGATGGTGGAATTGTAACAAGTTCGCAAAATGTTTCTGTTGTAACAAAACCAATCACAGAAGAAAAAGAAGATTGCGTTTGGCTGATTCCCGGTGGCGAAGGAACGCGAAGCCTTGTTCACGACGAGGACTTTCTTTTTAAATTAAAACAACTTGCCCAAAAATCAAAGTTCTGCCTTTCAGTATGTACCGGCTCTGCCCTTCTTGCAAAATGCGGTGTACTTGACGGAATCCGGGCAACTTCAAACAAAAGGGCATTCGAATGGGTAAAAACAACTTCGCAAAAAACGCTTTGGATTGAAAAGGCTCGCTGGGTCGTATGCGGAAAATTCTACACGTCATCTGGAATCAGCGCAGGAATGGACATGGCGTTGGGCTTTGTTTCCGACACCCTTGGAAAAAACAGGGCGACGGAAATTGCCAGGCGGATTGAATACGTATGGAACGACAACCCGGAAAAAGACGACTTTTCAGCAATTTAA
- a CDS encoding GNAT family N-acetyltransferase — protein sequence MVQIRKATASDIDALMKSRCRTMGDVCGFCDDYEFSAEFMEATKEYFLHGDGTTVIATDDSAGTPQIVGNATLCYTNLMPTFSHPGGKRAHLMNVHVEKEFRRKGIARKMIELLIDEAKELGVTEISLDATDDGRKLYKTMGWHTNNEAMAKDL from the coding sequence ATGGTTCAAATCAGAAAAGCAACCGCCTCGGACATTGACGCACTGATGAAATCCCGATGCCGGACAATGGGCGATGTATGCGGATTTTGTGATGACTATGAATTTTCCGCCGAATTTATGGAAGCCACAAAAGAATATTTTCTGCACGGAGACGGAACTACCGTAATCGCAACTGACGATTCCGCTGGAACACCGCAAATCGTGGGAAACGCAACGCTCTGCTACACAAACTTGATGCCGACATTTTCTCACCCAGGCGGAAAACGCGCGCACCTGATGAACGTCCACGTTGAAAAAGAATTCCGCCGCAAAGGAATTGCCCGCAAAATGATTGAGCTTCTTATTGACGAGGCAAAAGAACTCGGCGTTACCGAAATCAGCCTGGACGCAACCGACGACGGCAGAAAACTCTACAAGACAATGGGCTGGCACACAAACAATGAAGCGATGGCGAAGGATTTATAA
- a CDS encoding TetR/AcrR family transcriptional regulator — MSEKITKESVIKSLLDTAFYKSAGGTSLSDIAESLGIKKASLYNHFESRNDIIDQTTFSCAEYLRNISFIPAEIESVAKKYPVETVLKGIVSRYVKMHEKAPLFQIYTFVESQKYFDIKTAQIIKEENEKLESQTEIVLECLLNLGKIKISKEQIPGISKWFCAGINDFLNRRLLERKQAVVQNPKSGEGELFTLQSDDKGIDEINRLVEQFSNLLHA; from the coding sequence ATGTCGGAAAAAATCACAAAGGAAAGCGTTATAAAATCTCTTTTGGACACAGCGTTTTACAAGTCCGCGGGCGGAACAAGCCTTTCAGATATAGCCGAATCGCTTGGAATAAAAAAAGCGTCGCTTTACAATCACTTTGAAAGCCGCAACGACATAATCGATCAGACAACTTTTTCCTGCGCCGAATATTTAAGAAACATTTCATTTATTCCGGCTGAAATTGAAAGCGTGGCAAAAAAATATCCAGTTGAAACTGTCCTAAAAGGAATCGTAAGCCGCTACGTAAAAATGCACGAAAAAGCGCCACTGTTTCAAATTTACACTTTTGTGGAAAGCCAAAAATATTTCGACATAAAAACCGCGCAGATTATAAAGGAAGAAAATGAAAAGCTTGAATCTCAGACTGAAATCGTGCTTGAATGCCTTTTGAACTTGGGAAAAATAAAAATTTCAAAAGAGCAGATTCCAGGAATTTCAAAATGGTTCTGCGCCGGAATAAACGACTTTTTAAACCGACGTCTTTTAGAACGCAAGCAGGCTGTTGTGCAGAATCCCAAGAGCGGCGAAGGAGAACTTTTTACGCTTCAATCTGACGACAAGGGAATCGATGAAATCAACAGGCTTGTAGAGCAGTTCAGCAATCTTTTGCACGCCTAA